A window of the Lactuca sativa cultivar Salinas chromosome 5, Lsat_Salinas_v11, whole genome shotgun sequence genome harbors these coding sequences:
- the LOC111882919 gene encoding uncharacterized protein LOC111882919 isoform X1 — protein MGFLALRVLRLSYVDLLGDGYLVKDFLENCPSLEELTLLDCVLSKLDLLCISCPKLKKLSILNLDNMDDGMSGGIKISCPKLVDLDLKGLIANNFFFECLDSLNKAELEPKFMGNIKYVLFPGISHVEHLLIDLNFFSQCVFAACDPALRNMKTLVLTTSIDAFTMDEFIRILKYYPKIESLKLIVREKFDEPEEWELHEGEARRLMTPDVKRVEFFEFKGEKSKFISDWEEDVYMEMVFSWGTKGKYF, from the exons ATGGGGTTTCTAGCACTTAGGGTTCTTCGTTTATCCTATGTTGACTTATTGGGAGACGGCTATTTGGTAAAAGATTTTCTGGAAAACTGCCCTTCCCTTGAGGAGCTGACTTTGTTAGACTGCGTGTTAAGCAAACTTGATCTTCTTTGTATTTCATGCCCTAAGCTCAAGAAGCTTAGCATTCTTAACCTGGACAATATGGATGATGGCATGAGTGGTGGCATTAAGATTTCATGCCCAAAACTTGTGGATTTGGATTTAAAAGGTCTTATAGCAAATAATTTTTTCTTTGAATGTCTTGACTCCTTGAATAAAGCTGAGCTTGAACCTAAATTCATGGGGAACATCAAATATGTGTTGTTTCCTGGAATTTCTCATGTCGAACATTTGTTGATCGACCTTAACTTCTTCAGTCAG TGCGTTTTTGCTGCATGCGATCCAGCCCTACGTAATATGAAGACTCTGGTGCTAACCACATCAATTGATGCCTTCACCATGGATGAATTCATTCGAATTCTCAAATATTACCCCAAAATAGAGTCTCTCAAGTTAATTGTTAGAGAG AAATTTGATGAACCAGAAGAGTGGGAGTTGCATGAAGGCGAAGCAAGGAGACTCATGACTCCAGATGTGAAGAGGGTTGAGTTTTTTGAATTTAAGGGAGAAAAGTCGAAATTCATTTCAGATTGGGAGGAAGATGTATATATGGAAATGGTTTTTAGTTGGGGTACCAAAGGCAAGTACTTTTAG
- the LOC111882919 gene encoding uncharacterized protein LOC111882919 isoform X2, with translation MGFLALRVLRLSYVDLLGDGYLVKDFLENCPSLEELTLLDCVLSKLDLLCISCPKLKKLSILNLDNMDDGMSGGIKISCPKLVDLDLKGLIANNFFFECLDSLNKAELEPKFMGNIKYVLFPGISHVEHLLIDLNFFSQCVFAACDPALRNMKTLVLTTSIDAFTMDEFIRILKYYPKIESLKLIVREKSGSCMKAKQGDS, from the exons ATGGGGTTTCTAGCACTTAGGGTTCTTCGTTTATCCTATGTTGACTTATTGGGAGACGGCTATTTGGTAAAAGATTTTCTGGAAAACTGCCCTTCCCTTGAGGAGCTGACTTTGTTAGACTGCGTGTTAAGCAAACTTGATCTTCTTTGTATTTCATGCCCTAAGCTCAAGAAGCTTAGCATTCTTAACCTGGACAATATGGATGATGGCATGAGTGGTGGCATTAAGATTTCATGCCCAAAACTTGTGGATTTGGATTTAAAAGGTCTTATAGCAAATAATTTTTTCTTTGAATGTCTTGACTCCTTGAATAAAGCTGAGCTTGAACCTAAATTCATGGGGAACATCAAATATGTGTTGTTTCCTGGAATTTCTCATGTCGAACATTTGTTGATCGACCTTAACTTCTTCAGTCAG TGCGTTTTTGCTGCATGCGATCCAGCCCTACGTAATATGAAGACTCTGGTGCTAACCACATCAATTGATGCCTTCACCATGGATGAATTCATTCGAATTCTCAAATATTACCCCAAAATAGAGTCTCTCAAGTTAATTGTTAGAGAG AAGAGTGGGAGTTGCATGAAGGCGAAGCAAGGAGACTCATGA